A segment of the Superficieibacter sp. HKU1 genome:
TCGGCGGTCACGCCGTTCTACTACCCGTTCAGCTTTGATGAGCACTGCGAACACTATCGTGCAATTATCGATTCCGCTGATGGATTACCGATGGTGGTCTACAACATTCCGGCGCTCAGTGGGGTAAAACTGACGCTGGATCAGATCAAAACGCTGGTCACCCTGCCGGGCGTCGGCGCGCTGAAGCAAACCTCGGGCGATCTTTTTCAGATGGAGCAGATCCGCCGCGCGCATCCGGATCTGGTGCTTTACAACGGTTACGACGAAATCTTCGCGTCTGGTCTGCTGGCCGGTGCAGACGGTGGGATCGGCAGCACCTATAACATTATGGGCTGGCGCTACCAGGGGATCGTGCAGGCGCTGGAAGAGGGCGATATTGCGAAGGCGCAGCAGTTACAGCGCGAGTGTAACAAAGTGATCGACCTGTTGATCAAAGTAGGCGTCTTCCGCGGGCTGAAAACGGTGCTGCATTACATGGATGTGGTCTCTGTCCCGCTGTGCCGCAAACCGTTCGCACCGGTAGAAGAGAAATATCTGCCGGA
Coding sequences within it:
- the nanA gene encoding N-acetylneuraminate lyase is translated as MANHLRGVMSALLTPFDAQQQIDKASLRRLVRFNIEQGIDGLYVGGSTGEAFVQSLAEREEVLEIVAEEGKGEITLIAHVGCVSTAESQQLASAAKRYGFDAVSAVTPFYYPFSFDEHCEHYRAIIDSADGLPMVVYNIPALSGVKLTLDQIKTLVTLPGVGALKQTSGDLFQMEQIRRAHPDLVLYNGYDEIFASGLLAGADGGIGSTYNIMGWRYQGIVQALEEGDIAKAQQLQRECNKVIDLLIKVGVFRGLKTVLHYMDVVSVPLCRKPFAPVEEKYLPELKTLAQQLMQERG